The proteins below come from a single Erythrobacter sp. SG61-1L genomic window:
- a CDS encoding fumarylacetoacetate hydrolase family protein, with amino-acid sequence MRLATRANGTPDGELVVVSPDAARCLPAGEKWPSLLAAIGMWSVAEHDLRTLATRLDAGEGEALDHATLRAPLPRSWQWLDGSAFQTHADLMQVAFGTDPIEHDKPLMYQGLSDRFYGPSDPVPFRSEADGIDFEGEFGVIVDAVPMGTCAADAMAHIRLVVQINDWSLRALAVPEMKTGFGWIHAKPACSMAPFAASPDELGDGWQDGRVCLDLVIDWNGERFGAANGREMSFGFHELVAHAAATRDLVAGTIIGSGTVASSDYAHVGSSCISERRAIEIIADGVPSTQFMHFGDVCRMEALSAGGNAVFGAIEQTVRQKL; translated from the coding sequence ATGAGGCTGGCGACCCGCGCCAACGGCACGCCCGACGGCGAACTCGTGGTCGTTTCGCCAGACGCCGCGCGCTGCCTTCCCGCGGGCGAGAAATGGCCAAGCCTGCTCGCCGCGATAGGGATGTGGAGCGTGGCCGAACACGATCTGCGCACACTGGCCACCCGACTGGATGCAGGCGAAGGCGAGGCGCTCGACCATGCGACGCTGCGCGCACCGCTACCCCGTTCATGGCAATGGCTCGACGGTTCGGCCTTCCAGACCCATGCGGATTTGATGCAAGTCGCATTCGGCACCGACCCGATCGAGCATGACAAGCCGCTGATGTATCAGGGCCTTTCCGACCGGTTCTACGGCCCCTCCGATCCCGTTCCCTTCCGCAGCGAAGCGGACGGGATCGACTTCGAAGGCGAATTCGGCGTGATTGTGGACGCCGTGCCGATGGGCACCTGCGCGGCGGACGCCATGGCGCACATCAGGCTGGTGGTGCAGATCAACGACTGGTCGCTACGCGCGCTGGCCGTGCCCGAAATGAAGACCGGCTTCGGCTGGATCCATGCCAAACCCGCCTGCTCTATGGCGCCATTCGCCGCCAGCCCGGACGAATTGGGCGATGGCTGGCAAGACGGGCGCGTTTGCCTCGATCTTGTGATCGATTGGAACGGCGAACGTTTCGGCGCCGCGAATGGCCGTGAAATGAGCTTCGGCTTTCACGAACTGGTCGCCCATGCCGCGGCGACACGCGACCTGGTGGCCGGCACGATCATCGGATCGGGCACCGTCGCCAGTAGCGATTACGCCCATGTCGGCTCAAGCTGCATTTCCGAACGTCGCGCGATCGAGATCATTGCCGACGGAGTGCCTTCCACCCAGTTCATGCATTTCGGCGATGTATGCAGAATGGAAGCACTGTCAGCCGGCGGAAATGCCGTCTTCGGGGCCATCGAGCAGACAGTCAGGCAGA
- a CDS encoding cupin domain-containing protein — protein MTEATVRRIVTGHDVAGNAIIQEDGPPPRVARIGGEIGPLFHEIWNTRETPARIDRASGEPPEQSIQLAPPRNGTRIRILDIPPDDPGLAELTGEQVAAHFAEVGAGEASSHAQSGARHAFMHRTETVDYGIMLEGELTLIMDKGETVIRPGDIVIQRGTNHGWANRSGKPCRICFVLIDGAYEDGLGQ, from the coding sequence ATGACCGAGGCCACCGTGCGCCGGATCGTCACCGGGCATGATGTCGCTGGCAATGCGATCATCCAGGAAGATGGCCCGCCGCCGCGCGTGGCGCGGATCGGCGGGGAGATCGGCCCGCTGTTCCACGAGATCTGGAATACGCGCGAGACGCCGGCGCGGATCGACCGCGCCTCGGGCGAACCGCCGGAGCAGAGCATCCAGCTTGCCCCGCCCAGGAACGGCACCCGTATCCGCATTCTCGACATCCCGCCCGACGATCCTGGCCTGGCCGAACTGACTGGCGAACAGGTCGCCGCCCATTTCGCCGAAGTCGGCGCAGGCGAAGCCTCGTCGCACGCCCAATCGGGCGCGCGCCATGCCTTCATGCACCGGACCGAGACGGTCGATTACGGCATCATGCTCGAAGGCGAGCTCACCCTGATCATGGATAAGGGCGAAACGGTGATCCGCCCTGGCGACATAGTGATCCAGCGGGGCACCAATCACGGCTGGGCCAACCGCTCGGGCAAGCCCTGCCGCATCTGTTTCGTGCTGATCGACGGCGCCTATGAGGACGGACTCGGGCAATGA
- a CDS encoding alpha/beta fold hydrolase, which yields MALFEYFPNYVWNLSVAMAMESGAQIGELMDMCRPLLDAAQSGADAGTQEFMQQWVRVADELVDLADEDEARGRDFSASNKLERAALYLLVAERMQAHGSGGRQETYARARAAFDRSTRLGRINRERLEIPLTSGTMPALYTRAAGQERCPVVVYCNGLDSCKELLYWSRLPEALARRGISTLCVDQPGSGEALRLQGLPVDPHSENWASKAVDWLAVQPDVDPARIGMSGISLGGHFAPRAVAFEPRFSAGAVWGANHNWREVQDRRLKREGENPVPHYWGHVMWAFGARDMDDFLDRSAEMTLEGVMERIRVPFLVTHGAKDRQIALEYAQQSYDALVNSPLRELKIFTEREGGVEHVGADNMSYARDYIADWFAEVLGGHTN from the coding sequence ATGGCACTGTTCGAATACTTCCCGAACTATGTCTGGAACCTCTCGGTTGCCATGGCGATGGAAAGCGGCGCTCAGATCGGCGAGTTGATGGACATGTGCCGGCCGTTGCTCGACGCGGCACAGAGCGGCGCCGATGCAGGCACACAGGAGTTCATGCAGCAATGGGTCCGCGTGGCGGACGAACTAGTCGACCTCGCCGATGAAGACGAGGCGCGGGGGCGTGATTTCTCCGCTTCGAACAAGCTCGAACGTGCCGCGCTCTATCTACTGGTGGCAGAGCGCATGCAGGCCCATGGATCGGGCGGGCGCCAGGAGACCTATGCACGCGCCCGCGCTGCCTTCGACCGTTCCACCCGGCTCGGCAGGATCAACCGCGAGCGCCTGGAAATCCCGCTGACAAGCGGCACGATGCCTGCGCTCTACACCCGCGCGGCGGGGCAAGAGCGGTGCCCGGTGGTGGTCTATTGCAATGGGCTCGATAGCTGCAAAGAACTGCTCTATTGGTCGCGCCTGCCCGAAGCGCTGGCGCGCCGCGGCATATCCACCCTGTGCGTCGACCAGCCGGGCAGCGGCGAAGCGCTGCGGTTGCAGGGCCTGCCGGTCGATCCTCATAGTGAGAACTGGGCCTCGAAGGCGGTCGATTGGCTGGCGGTGCAACCCGATGTCGATCCCGCGCGTATCGGGATGAGCGGCATTTCGCTGGGCGGGCATTTTGCACCGCGCGCGGTGGCGTTCGAGCCGCGCTTTTCGGCGGGCGCGGTGTGGGGCGCGAACCACAATTGGCGCGAAGTGCAAGACAGGCGGCTGAAACGCGAAGGCGAGAACCCTGTCCCGCATTACTGGGGGCATGTGATGTGGGCCTTCGGCGCGCGCGACATGGACGATTTCCTCGATCGGTCGGCCGAAATGACGCTCGAAGGCGTGATGGAGCGCATCCGCGTGCCCTTCCTCGTCACTCATGGGGCGAAGGACCGGCAGATCGCGCTCGAATATGCGCAGCAGAGCTATGACGCATTGGTCAACTCGCCACTGCGCGAACTGAAGATCTTCACCGAGCGCGAAGGCGGTGTGGAGCATGTCGGGGCCGACAACATGAGCTATGCCCGTGACTATATCGCGGACTGGTTCGCCGAAGTGCTCGGCGGGCATACGAATTGA
- a CDS encoding VOC family protein, translating into MSRVTEIRYVGYGVAEFEAERAFYAGNWGLEEVAAEDGMAWFKASGSAEHHVVRLRASDANHVDVISLAAASRADVDALHGKVVEAGCRIVHAPQGLDAPGGGYGFRFFSPDGLPFEISSDVARGESRPVARWEGIPVRISHIVLHSPDHQAAVRFFTDVLGFRVSDWLGDFMCFLRCNSAHHRLAILPGPPCLNHVAYDMTGVDGMMRGISRLKQYDVDVRWGPGRHTAGDNTFSYFVTPCGFAVEYTAELEEVDFESHSPQVHAPGPRIMDQWGIGVGGPQTMPHAVPDPRLFQPAGV; encoded by the coding sequence GTGAGCCGTGTCACTGAAATCCGCTATGTCGGCTATGGCGTGGCCGAGTTCGAGGCCGAACGCGCCTTCTATGCCGGGAATTGGGGGCTTGAAGAGGTCGCCGCCGAAGACGGCATGGCCTGGTTCAAGGCCTCGGGCAGCGCCGAACATCACGTGGTCCGCCTGCGCGCGTCTGACGCCAATCATGTCGATGTGATCTCGCTGGCCGCCGCCAGCCGGGCCGATGTCGATGCCCTGCATGGCAAGGTCGTCGAAGCCGGCTGCCGGATCGTCCATGCGCCGCAAGGCCTCGACGCGCCGGGCGGCGGTTACGGCTTCCGCTTCTTCAGCCCGGACGGGCTGCCGTTCGAGATTTCGAGCGACGTCGCGCGCGGCGAGAGCCGCCCGGTCGCGCGCTGGGAAGGCATCCCGGTGCGGATCAGTCACATCGTTCTCCATTCGCCCGATCATCAGGCGGCGGTGCGCTTCTTCACCGATGTGCTGGGCTTCCGCGTTTCCGACTGGCTGGGCGATTTCATGTGTTTTCTGCGCTGCAATTCAGCCCATCACCGCCTGGCGATCCTGCCCGGCCCACCCTGCCTCAACCATGTCGCCTATGACATGACCGGCGTGGACGGGATGATGCGCGGCATTTCGCGCCTCAAGCAGTATGATGTCGATGTCCGCTGGGGCCCCGGTCGGCACACTGCCGGCGACAACACTTTCAGCTATTTCGTCACGCCTTGCGGCTTCGCGGTGGAATATACCGCCGAGCTCGAAGAGGTCGACTTCGAGAGCCACAGCCCGCAGGTACACGCGCCCGGTCCGCGCATTATGGACCAGTGGGGGATCGGCGTGGGCGGGCCGCAGACCATGCCACACGCCGTGCCCGACCCGCGCCTGTTCCAGCCGGCAGGGGTATAG
- a CDS encoding aromatic ring-hydroxylating dioxygenase subunit alpha codes for MSGFLQNAWYMAGWSDEIGHELLRRQLLGEYVLLFRKADGTPAAMVDRCPHRFAPLSMGTRDGDCITCPYHGLAFDAQGHCVANPFSESLPKGATIRTFPLIERDGIVWLWPGDPAKADPADVPDFSMLFVEGHPGPICGHMSMQANYQCGTDNLMDLSHIEFVHKGSFAGRGVIFAGTHSVKENDETLHSDWWMTDVPAPPHTLGHYDPDLRCDHWLEMRWNAPASMYLQIGACPHQGKRAEGVIAHQAHILSPANDGETHYFWATTRTGPPSEQGDAILHALMNEAFVQEDKPVIEAAYANLCGADFWDLQPAFLGIDAGGTRARRILQKLIALEGNEP; via the coding sequence ATGAGCGGGTTCCTTCAAAACGCCTGGTATATGGCCGGCTGGAGCGACGAGATCGGCCACGAACTTCTCCGGCGGCAATTGCTTGGCGAATATGTGCTGCTGTTCCGCAAGGCAGATGGCACGCCTGCCGCCATGGTGGACAGATGTCCGCACCGTTTCGCGCCCCTGTCTATGGGGACGCGGGACGGCGATTGCATAACCTGCCCCTACCACGGCCTTGCTTTCGATGCCCAAGGCCACTGTGTTGCCAATCCTTTTTCCGAGAGCCTGCCCAAAGGCGCCACGATCCGAACCTTCCCGTTGATCGAACGTGATGGCATTGTCTGGCTGTGGCCCGGCGATCCTGCAAAGGCCGATCCCGCCGACGTTCCCGACTTCTCCATGCTCTTCGTGGAAGGGCATCCCGGGCCGATCTGCGGTCACATGTCCATGCAGGCCAATTACCAATGCGGCACGGACAACCTGATGGACCTCAGCCACATTGAATTTGTCCACAAGGGCAGCTTTGCAGGGCGCGGCGTCATCTTCGCGGGGACTCATAGCGTCAAGGAGAACGACGAGACTCTCCATTCCGACTGGTGGATGACCGATGTCCCCGCACCGCCGCACACCCTTGGCCATTACGACCCGGACCTGCGCTGCGATCACTGGCTGGAAATGCGCTGGAATGCGCCTGCATCCATGTATCTGCAGATTGGCGCCTGCCCGCACCAAGGAAAGCGCGCGGAAGGGGTCATTGCCCACCAGGCACATATCCTCAGCCCGGCGAATGACGGCGAGACACACTATTTTTGGGCCACCACCCGCACCGGCCCTCCATCCGAGCAAGGCGATGCCATCCTGCATGCCCTGATGAACGAAGCCTTCGTGCAGGAAGACAAGCCGGTGATCGAGGCGGCATATGCCAATCTGTGCGGCGCAGACTTCTGGGATCTGCAGCCGGCATTCCTGGGCATCGATGCCGGCGGCACCCGCGCGCGCCGGATTTTGCAGAAACTGATTGCACTTGAAGGGAACGAACCGTGA
- a CDS encoding FAD-dependent oxidoreductase, which translates to MVQLDILIIGGGIGGLTSAIALRQRGFGVTVIEKDPQWSVYGVGIIQQGNVLRAVDQLGILQDYVDAGVGFDAVEVYAPDGIRIARVPSPRLLEGYPANLGISRPALHKVLGEAALAAGAEIRLGVTATEIEDRGDAVQVRFSDGSEGAYDIVIGADGVYSQTRATILPEAEMPQFTGQAVWRYNLPRPASLDALHAYNGRTGVGLVPISDTLMYIYATTPEPGNPRHPRAGLAAAMRDRLADCAPAISELAQQITDDKGVVYRPLEGMLVEGPWHMGRVVLLGDAVHATTPHLGQGAGMAIEDSLVLAEELARHGTVASAFAAYRARRFERCASIVRASLAICMGQLGKGPPVDNAKATAEMFQLTAKPI; encoded by the coding sequence ATGGTTCAGCTCGACATCCTCATCATCGGCGGCGGCATTGGCGGTCTGACCTCGGCCATTGCCCTGCGCCAGCGTGGCTTCGGCGTGACGGTGATCGAAAAGGATCCCCAATGGTCCGTCTATGGCGTGGGGATCATCCAGCAGGGCAATGTACTGCGTGCAGTGGACCAGTTGGGCATCCTTCAAGACTATGTCGACGCCGGGGTCGGGTTCGACGCTGTGGAGGTCTACGCGCCAGACGGCATCCGAATCGCGCGCGTGCCCTCGCCGCGCCTGCTCGAAGGCTACCCCGCCAATCTCGGCATCAGCCGCCCCGCCCTGCACAAGGTGTTGGGAGAAGCCGCACTCGCCGCGGGGGCGGAGATTCGTCTGGGCGTCACCGCCACGGAGATCGAGGATAGGGGCGATGCTGTTCAGGTCCGCTTTTCCGACGGCAGCGAGGGTGCTTACGACATCGTGATCGGGGCTGACGGGGTCTATTCGCAGACCCGCGCGACGATCTTGCCCGAAGCGGAAATGCCGCAATTCACCGGTCAGGCCGTGTGGCGCTACAACCTGCCGCGCCCCGCCTCACTCGATGCGCTCCACGCCTATAATGGCCGGACCGGGGTGGGCCTCGTGCCGATCAGCGATACGCTGATGTATATCTATGCGACGACGCCCGAGCCCGGCAACCCGCGCCATCCGCGCGCCGGGCTGGCCGCAGCCATGCGCGACCGCCTCGCGGATTGCGCCCCTGCGATCAGCGAGCTGGCGCAGCAGATCACCGATGACAAGGGAGTGGTCTATCGCCCGCTCGAAGGGATGCTGGTCGAAGGGCCGTGGCACATGGGGCGCGTGGTGCTGCTGGGCGACGCCGTCCACGCCACCACGCCGCATCTCGGCCAGGGCGCGGGCATGGCGATCGAGGACAGCCTGGTGCTGGCCGAGGAACTGGCCCGTCACGGCACTGTGGCAAGCGCCTTTGCCGCTTATCGAGCGCGCCGCTTCGAGCGCTGCGCCTCCATCGTGCGGGCCAGCCTCGCCATTTGCATGGGCCAGCTCGGCAAGGGCCCGCCAGTCGATAATGCGAAGGCCACCGCCGAGATGTTCCAGCTCACCGCGAAGCCGATATGA
- a CDS encoding LysR family transcriptional regulator, translating to MRFKGLDLNLLVALDVLLQERSVSRAAERLNLSQPALSAALAKLRDFFGDPLLVAQGRRMIPTAEALAMQAELESILGRVNEMVVRSTSFAPATSRRIFRICASDYLVAVLFPGLVAAIQQVAPSVGLDLVPPSEEAQIALERGELDLLVTPEEHCVHGHPAEFLFEERHVVAGWSENPLLATRLTEQNFFEAGHVAVKIGQANRASFAESHLDSLARKRRIEITTTSFTTVPDLLVGTHRLAVMHERLASLMAQRLPIGWQELPFAFPAMKEMIQFNRARCEDEGLLWLIGQLRATLERHP from the coding sequence ATGCGGTTCAAGGGCCTCGATCTCAATCTGCTCGTCGCGCTCGACGTGCTGCTTCAAGAACGCAGCGTGTCCCGCGCCGCCGAAAGGCTGAACCTTTCGCAGCCCGCCTTGAGCGCGGCCCTGGCGAAACTGCGCGACTTCTTCGGGGATCCGCTGCTGGTGGCGCAGGGCCGACGGATGATCCCGACGGCGGAGGCTCTGGCGATGCAGGCGGAACTTGAGAGCATTCTGGGGCGGGTGAACGAAATGGTGGTGCGCTCCACCAGCTTCGCGCCCGCCACATCGCGGCGCATCTTCCGCATCTGCGCATCCGATTATCTCGTCGCGGTGCTCTTTCCGGGACTGGTCGCGGCGATCCAGCAAGTCGCCCCTTCGGTAGGGCTGGACCTTGTCCCTCCTTCCGAGGAGGCGCAGATTGCGCTCGAACGCGGCGAGCTTGATCTGTTGGTGACGCCCGAGGAGCATTGCGTTCACGGTCACCCGGCCGAGTTCCTGTTCGAAGAGCGCCATGTCGTGGCCGGTTGGAGCGAAAACCCGCTGCTTGCCACGCGACTGACCGAGCAGAATTTCTTCGAAGCAGGCCATGTCGCGGTGAAGATCGGCCAAGCCAACCGCGCATCCTTCGCCGAGAGCCATCTCGACAGCCTCGCTCGAAAGCGGCGAATCGAAATCACGACCACCTCTTTCACTACCGTGCCCGACCTGCTGGTTGGCACGCATCGGCTGGCTGTGATGCATGAACGGCTGGCCAGCTTGATGGCGCAGCGTCTGCCGATCGGTTGGCAGGAACTGCCCTTTGCCTTCCCGGCGATGAAGGAAATGATCCAGTTCAACCGCGCGCGATGCGAGGATGAAGGGCTGTTGTGGCTGATAGGTCAGCTCAGAGCGACGCTCGAGAGGCATCCGTGA
- a CDS encoding polysaccharide deacetylase family protein, translating to MRSITEPPARIDEARFHPDFGQRFIVTVDTEEEFDWTRPIQREGFGLDHLPSIAKFQQFCENEGVCPIYLIDWPIATSALAADILGDAVSKGRAEVGVQLHPWVNPPFDEDVTPRNSFAGNLPPDLEHAKFSRLRSAIEANFGAVPKMYRAGRYGVGPKTAEMLREGGIAMDSSVRTKFDYSAEGGVDFRKHPLKPYWLDAEHTVLELPLTTLFWGMLRRQGDLLYPLMWRAPVLRGVLSRLGLLERIPLTPEGISVEEAIRGIDMALDDGLPLLVFSFHSPSLRAGHTPYVRNDQDLDALYDWWRRIFAYLEHRGVKPCSAGQIMDAVVV from the coding sequence ATGCGTTCGATCACCGAACCGCCGGCAAGGATCGACGAAGCGAGGTTCCACCCGGACTTCGGACAACGCTTCATCGTCACTGTCGATACGGAAGAGGAGTTCGACTGGACCCGGCCGATCCAGCGCGAAGGCTTCGGGCTGGATCACCTGCCCAGCATCGCCAAATTCCAGCAATTCTGCGAGAATGAAGGCGTCTGCCCGATCTATCTGATCGACTGGCCGATTGCGACATCGGCACTTGCGGCCGATATTCTGGGCGATGCTGTATCGAAGGGCCGCGCGGAGGTGGGGGTGCAGCTTCACCCATGGGTCAACCCGCCTTTCGACGAGGACGTCACCCCCCGCAACAGCTTCGCCGGCAACCTTCCCCCCGACCTGGAACACGCCAAGTTCTCGCGCCTGCGTTCCGCGATCGAGGCGAATTTCGGGGCCGTCCCGAAAATGTATCGTGCGGGGCGCTATGGCGTGGGGCCGAAGACGGCTGAAATGCTGCGCGAAGGCGGCATTGCCATGGACAGTTCCGTGCGCACCAAGTTCGATTATTCGGCCGAAGGCGGCGTGGATTTTCGCAAGCATCCGCTGAAGCCCTATTGGCTCGATGCTGAACATACAGTGCTGGAACTGCCGCTCACCACACTGTTCTGGGGCATGCTGCGCCGCCAGGGCGACCTGCTCTACCCGCTGATGTGGCGCGCGCCCGTACTGCGCGGCGTGCTGTCGCGTCTTGGCCTGCTGGAGCGTATTCCCCTCACCCCGGAAGGCATTTCGGTGGAAGAGGCAATCCGTGGCATCGACATGGCGCTGGACGATGGATTGCCTTTGCTGGTGTTCTCTTTCCACAGCCCATCGCTGCGTGCCGGACACACGCCCTACGTCCGCAACGATCAGGATCTCGATGCCCTGTATGACTGGTGGCGGCGGATTTTCGCCTATCTAGAACACCGCGGCGTGAAGCCGTGCAGCGCGGGCCAGATCATGGATGCGGTAGTGGTTTGA
- a CDS encoding histidine kinase dimerization/phospho-acceptor domain-containing protein yields the protein MQFDDRLATVLRMQTGSVRAAHTQFRQLLDLAGSAPEGADDAQLETAYERLSMLSAEIPAEIRAMMVREPGLRLRNPAFVAYLASQETPVAIAAMNNAQLTEDQWEALIPALPTAIRAHLRQRADLPQATRDLLALLGVRDLVLPQPADSPTIIDQPQTVRARPKPAPVAAEPEHVDPIEIVLLENEPILDLDPALALASEDGNGGIGALVRRIEAFQRARASAPATPSPDAPRLPLGEQHDDELPDAPQSFDFTTDADGRIAWADASVAPMTVGMALAGRKADAPARADAATLAAMRRRQPVRGGKLVLEGAPAIAGHWRMDAMPVFSTSGGRFSGYRGRMRRPTIVPTAESAPQARDSHADRMRQVIHELRTPVNAIQGFAEIIQQQLFGPTPNEYRALAAAIAGDAARMLAGFEELDRLVKLESGALELDEGVSDLNAIVAGTTAQLDQVLRARSAALSLLATGNACPVPLARNDAEMLVWRILATLAGAVSPGEELQAVMAQNGRQTGLEIDLPASLAGRDDLFESTAPAQSQAVSAGMFGAGFTLRLARAEARAAGGDLRREEDLLVLTLPLSTAVRTDLLNNNVDLERRMADTARGH from the coding sequence ATGCAGTTCGACGACCGCCTTGCCACTGTTCTGCGGATGCAGACGGGCAGCGTGCGGGCGGCGCACACGCAGTTCCGCCAGTTGCTGGACCTTGCCGGCAGCGCGCCGGAAGGGGCGGACGATGCCCAGCTCGAAACCGCCTATGAGCGGCTGAGCATGCTTTCCGCCGAAATTCCGGCAGAGATTCGCGCCATGATGGTGCGCGAGCCGGGGCTGCGGCTGCGTAATCCGGCCTTTGTGGCCTATCTGGCATCGCAGGAAACACCCGTGGCCATCGCGGCCATGAACAATGCGCAGCTGACCGAAGATCAGTGGGAAGCGCTGATCCCGGCCCTGCCCACGGCGATCCGCGCCCATCTGCGCCAAAGGGCAGACCTGCCGCAGGCCACGCGCGATTTGCTGGCCCTGCTGGGCGTGCGCGACCTTGTGCTGCCTCAGCCCGCTGACAGCCCGACCATTATCGACCAGCCTCAGACCGTCCGGGCCAGGCCTAAGCCCGCGCCGGTCGCGGCCGAGCCGGAACATGTCGATCCGATCGAGATTGTCCTGCTGGAAAACGAGCCGATACTTGATCTGGACCCCGCCCTTGCCCTTGCAAGTGAAGATGGCAACGGAGGAATCGGCGCGCTCGTCCGCCGGATCGAGGCATTCCAGCGCGCCCGCGCCTCTGCACCTGCCACGCCCTCGCCCGATGCCCCGCGCTTGCCGCTGGGTGAACAGCATGACGATGAACTGCCTGACGCGCCGCAGAGCTTCGACTTCACGACCGATGCCGACGGCCGGATAGCCTGGGCGGATGCCTCCGTCGCGCCGATGACGGTGGGCATGGCGCTCGCCGGTCGCAAGGCCGACGCCCCTGCCCGCGCCGACGCGGCCACTCTAGCCGCCATGCGCCGCCGCCAGCCTGTGCGCGGCGGCAAGCTGGTGCTGGAAGGCGCCCCCGCCATTGCCGGGCACTGGCGCATGGATGCCATGCCGGTATTCTCCACCAGTGGCGGCCGGTTCTCGGGCTATCGCGGCAGGATGCGGCGCCCCACCATCGTGCCCACGGCGGAAAGTGCCCCCCAAGCGCGGGATAGCCATGCCGACCGGATGCGGCAGGTGATCCACGAATTGCGCACTCCGGTGAACGCCATTCAGGGCTTCGCCGAAATCATCCAGCAGCAGCTCTTCGGCCCCACGCCCAATGAATATCGCGCCCTTGCCGCTGCCATTGCCGGCGATGCGGCGCGCATGCTGGCCGGTTTCGAGGAGCTGGACCGGCTGGTGAAGCTGGAAAGTGGCGCACTGGAACTGGATGAGGGCGTATCCGATCTCAACGCCATCGTGGCGGGCACGACCGCGCAGCTCGATCAGGTTCTGCGCGCGCGCAGCGCTGCGCTCAGCCTCCTTGCCACCGGCAATGCCTGCCCGGTCCCCTTGGCTCGCAACGATGCGGAGATGCTCGTGTGGCGCATCCTCGCCACGCTGGCGGGTGCCGTAAGCCCCGGAGAAGAACTTCAGGCCGTCATGGCCCAGAACGGGCGCCAGACGGGCCTTGAGATCGACCTGCCCGCATCGCTGGCCGGGCGGGACGACCTGTTCGAAAGCACAGCCCCGGCCCAGTCCCAGGCCGTCAGCGCGGGCATGTTCGGCGCGGGCTTCACGCTCAGGCTGGCGCGGGCGGAAGCGCGCGCAGCCGGAGGCGACTTGCGCCGCGAAGAAGACCTGCTGGTGCTGACGCTGCCGCTTTCTACTGCAGTTCGGACCGATTTGCTCAATAACAATGTGGACTTGGAGCGCCGGATGGCCGACACGGCGCGGGGGCATTAG
- a CDS encoding Lrp/AsnC family transcriptional regulator — MANLDAIDRRLLAELQAEGRVTNVELAQRVGLTAPPCLRRVRALEEDGVIRGYHADLDPSKLGFAITVFAMVSLKSQAEEDLRAFEQHMRDLPEVRECHMLNGEIDFILKIVSRDLQSFQEFLTSKLTPAPNVASVKTSLTIRTAKQEPGVPLD, encoded by the coding sequence ATGGCGAATCTCGACGCGATCGACCGGCGGCTGCTTGCCGAATTGCAGGCCGAGGGCCGGGTTACCAATGTCGAACTGGCGCAGCGTGTCGGGCTGACGGCGCCGCCGTGCCTGCGGCGCGTGCGTGCGCTGGAAGAGGACGGGGTGATCCGTGGCTATCATGCGGACCTCGATCCCTCGAAGCTGGGCTTTGCCATCACCGTCTTCGCGATGGTCAGCCTGAAGAGCCAGGCGGAAGAAGATTTGCGCGCCTTCGAACAGCACATGCGCGACCTGCCCGAAGTGCGTGAGTGCCATATGCTGAATGGCGAGATCGACTTCATCCTGAAGATCGTCAGCCGCGATCTGCAGAGCTTCCAGGAATTCCTGACCAGCAAGCTGACGCCGGCGCCCAATGTGGCCAGCGTGAAGACTTCCCTCACCATCCGCACCGCCAAGCAGGAACCGGGCGTTCCGCTGGATTGA